A window from Malassezia restricta chromosome I, complete sequence encodes these proteins:
- a CDS encoding protein transport protein SEC31 — MKAYLPRTAAFSWAPSSAEVDGLVMATGTVAGALDESFNNDSVLELWKLDATPDDTMNLSPSVLGSVNASARFNRLGWGFAHRDKPHGLLAAGLENGEVGVWDVGMLMDPSTASHSQILRNTVHKGSVRGLSFNQPQPNLIATGSVNAEIFVWDLKSPTKPYTPGSRSQHLDEISSLAWNGQVPYVLATASTNGSTTVWDLRHKREIAVLRNSAAGASMSSARSISSLAWHPLSPTRIATATEDDMNPGIVLWDLRNSRAPEAILSGHEQGVLGLSWCRQDENLMLSCGKDSRTLCWNPQSHEIVAEMPPHSNWAFDVQWNPRNPNMLASASFDGHVVVQSLQNIPVESEQDAAAVSTASMNPDDLFTALGNAPPPSTGGMPLVTAPKWLSRPTSVAFGFGGQLVTISKPVPGAQGFPLRVHEIHTEPYIADRARVLSQALDENTLADFCAMQCQNPNTRASDMAGWKTLQTLFHVDSRDELVELLGFSKDDITNQVQQAVGALGLPPLEDENAQGEDPAPQVPSVTDEDPTAFFDQVPDMPLEPPQPAAEPFRLHPNGNQDPDRLITKSLILGDFENAVSLLVSQDRFADALVLATRAGDELLVKTQRAYFKRHAMNKPYLRLLQSIVTEDLSDVVYHADLSEWQEIFAVLCTYAKQEDFSVLAERLGQRLEDRYLHSAQLGTPALVDRKNAVLCYLAAGCLEKVMSMWIEEMQEEEYAIKSGSTQRDNSPYSAHAEALQTLMEKVVVFQHAVHYTDEDLQPPVPNDDGTVPVREFKLAPLYNYILEYVNVLAEQGLVDIALKFVALTPPDYTPNQQSTVADAEWTHDRLLRASEMTQYAPTNPYAQGAYAQGAYDQSAYGGYNVPAAPSVPAVPAPQPLAPPPMASQMAPPPPPLAAPSMPTIPSVPAVPTALSQPDPTPSPYAPPVHPVTAPPSVAQTTAYATQPVPQAMQAPPPPVIGAPPPASMTPGLIPEPAVGTIASSPLPPPPQFKREKGGWNDVPAPSLPPPPPKRAPSAATGAAITSPFPNQPPSMAASAAMPPPPPRGPPTGPPRPSSAASSAYMPPPMASPRTGLGIGQPSQDYGRRMPQGHMNTPGVQRPQTPTVPGRPPMARTPNLRPQVTGPPSQFAGQQAATTPRAFSQSAAVGTVPAPPRGQAGMVPPRSMTPAGGGYGAPPPASTPGGASKPGFQYPRGDRSHIPPNLRPVSDTLAREVARLRSVDAQPKRILDDADKRVQLLLDVMNNGLVDARLVPVLQQLAQAIQARNQQGALQLHVQLVTMATGDVATALVGVKFLIAKLYS, encoded by the coding sequence ATGAAAGCATATCTAccgcgcacggcggccTTTTCATGGGCGCCATCTAGTGCGGAGGTCGACGGCCTAGTGATGGCTACGGGTACGGTGGCCGGTGCTCTCGATGAAAGTTTCAACAATGACAGCGTGCTGGAGTTGTGGAAGCTCGATGCGACACCGGACGACACCATGAACCTGTCGCCCTCAGTGTTAGGATCTGTGAATGCAAGTGCTCGTTTTAATCGCCTTGGCTGGGGATTTGCTCACAGGGACAAGCCGCACGGCCTTTTGGCTGCAGGACTCGAGAATGGTGAGGTGGGGGTATGGGATGTCGGCATGCTCATGGATCCTAGTACTGCCTCACATTCACAAATTCTGCGTAACACTGTGCACAAAGGCTCTGTCCGCGGCCTTTCATTTAACCAGCCACAACCTAATTTGATCGCTACGGGCTCTGTCAATGCCGAGATCTTTGTATGGGATCTTAAGTCACCTACCAAACCATATACGCCGGGGTCGCGCTCGCAGCATCTGGATGAAATTTCCAGTCTGGCTTGGAATGGCCAAGTTCCATACGTACTCGCCACGGCATCTACAAATGGTAGTACTACAGTATGGGACTTGCGTCACAAGCGTGAAAttgctgtgctgcgcaaCTCCGCCGCCGGTGCATCAATGAGCTCGGCGCGTAGTATTAGCTCACTTGCTTGGCACCCGCTCAGTCCTACACGTATCGCAACGGCCACGGAGGACGATATGAATCCGGGTATTGTGTTGTGGGATCTGCGCAATTCACGTGCGCCAGAGGCAATCCTGAGTGGCCATGAACAGGGTGTTCTAGGTCTATCATGGTGCCGTCAAGACGAAAACCTGATGCTTTCGTGTGGAAAGGACAGTCGCACGCTATGTTGGAACCCTCAAAGCCATGAAATTGTGGCGGAGATGCCGCCGCATTCGAACTGGGCCTTCGATGTGCAGTGGAACCCTCGCAATCCCAACATGCTTGCAAGTGCGAGCTTTGATGGACATGTGGTTGTTCAGTCTCTGCAGAACATTCCCGTGGAAAGCGAGCAggacgctgctgctgtgtCGACAGCCAGCATGAACCCGGATGATTTATTCACAGCGCTAGGCAATGCGCCTCCGCCCTCTACGGGCGGTATGCCGCTTGTCACGGCTCCGAAATGGCTGAGCCGCCCTACATCCGTGGCATTTGGCTTCGGTGGTCAGCTTGTGACAATTTCTAAGCCGGTGCCTGGAGCACAAGGCTTTCCTTTGCGTGTGCACGAGATACATACTGAACCGTACATTGCTGACCGGGCACGCGTACTCAGCCAAGCCCTAGATGAAAATACGCTTGCTGACTTTTGTGCGATGCAATGTCAGAACCCGAACACACGTGCTTCAGACATGGCGGGATGGAAGACGCTTCAGACTCTTTTCCATGTTGACTCTCGCGACGAGCTTGTTGAATTGCTTGGCTTTTCGAAAGACGACATTACCAACCAAGTTCAGCAAGCTGTGGGCGCCTTGGGTTTACCGCCACTAGAAGATGAAAACGCACAAGGTGAAGATCCGGCACCGCAGGTCCCGTCAGTCACCGATGAGGACCCCACTGCTTTCTTCGATCAAGTCCCAGATATGCCTCTAGAACCGCCTCAGCCGGCGGCCGAGCCATTTAGGCTTCATCCTAATGGCAATCAGGACCCTGACCGCCTGATAACAAAGTCTTTGATTCTTGGTGACTTTGAAAATGCAGTATCGCTGCTTGTTTCGCAGGATCGCTTCGCGGATGCTTTAGTGCTTGCCACGCGCGCTGgtgacgagctgctggtTAAGACGCAGCGCGCATACTTCAAACGACATGCGATGAACAAACCCTACCTCCGATTATTGCAGAGTATCGTGACAGAAGATTTGTCGGATGTGGTTTACCATGCAGACTTGAGTGAATGGCAAGAGATTTTCGCTGTGCTCTGTACCTATGCAAAGCAGGAGGATTTCTCAGTCCTAGCCGAGCGTCTTGGTCAACGTCTCGAAGACCGATACTTGCATTCAGCGCAGCTAGGCACGCCAGCCTTAGTCGACCGCAAGAATGCGGTTTTATGCTACTTGGCTGCTGGATGCCTAGAGAAGGTGATGTCGATGTGGATCGAAGAGATGCAGGAGGAAGAGTATGCTATCAAATCCGGaagcacgcagcgcgacaACTCTCCGTACTCGGCTCATGCTGAGGCCCTTCAAACGCTTATGGAAAAGGTGGTTGTTTTCCAGCATGCTGTGCATTACACTGATGAGGATCTACAACCCCCCGTCCCCAATGATGATGGAActgtgcctgtgcgtgAATTCAagctggcgccgctgtATAACTACATTCTTGAATATGTAAACGTCTTGGCCGAACAGGGCTTGGTGGATATTGCGCTCAAGTTCGTGGCTTTGACTCCGCCTGACTACACACCTAACCAGCAATCGACCGTGGCTGATGCCGAGTGGACGCATGACCGTCTGCTGCGTGCGAGTGAGATGACACAATACGCGCCAACGAATCCATACGCCCAAGGCGCTTATGCTCAGGGAGCATATGACCAGAGTGCCTATGGCGGATACAATGTGCCTGCTGCACCGTCGGTacctgctgtgcctgctcCTCAGCCATTAGCACCACCTCCCATGGCTTCCCAGatggcaccgccgccaccgccactCGCAGCGCCGAGCATGCCAACGATACCAAGCGTGCCTGCAGTGCCCACGGCTTTGTCGCAACCGGACCCCACACCGTCACCGTACGCTCCACCTGTCCATCCGGTCACCGCACCTCCATCTGTTGCCCAAACAACAGCCTATGCAACCCAGCCCGTGCCGCAGGCCATgcaagcgccgccgccacctgtCAttggtgcgccgccgcctgcttcCATGACACCTGGCCTGATTCCTGAGCCGGCGGTAGGAACAATCGCCTCGTCTCCGttgccgccaccgccgcagTTCAAGCGCGAGAAGGGGGGATGGAACGATGTGCCTGCTCCTTCCttgccgccgccaccacccaAGCGCGCGCCGTCTGCAGCGACAGGTGCAGCGATCACATCGCCTTTCCCGAACCAACCGCCGTCGATGGCAGCGTCGGCGGCCatgccgccaccgccacctCGTGGCCCTCCGACTGGccctcctcgtccatccAGTGCGGCATCGTCCGCGTACATGCCGCCACCTATGGCTTCGCCACGCACTGGACTGGGTATCGGCCAGCCATCCCAAGACTATGGCCGTCGTATGCCTCAGGGTCACATGAACACGCCTGGCGTGCAACGACCCCAGACGCCGACAGTGCCCGGCCGTCCACCCATGGCGCGAACGCCCAACCTGCGCCCCCAAGTAACTGGCCCGCCGAGTCAGTTTGCCGGGCAACAAGCTGCTACGACGCCTCGAGCATTTTCCCAAAGCGCAGCGGTGGGTACCGTACCAGCTCCTCCAAGAGGACAAGCAGGAATGGTGCCACCACGCTCCATGACTCCAGCGGGTGGTGGATATGGTGCGCCTCCTCCTGCCTCGACGCCCGGCGGAGCCTCCAAACCAGGTTTCCAGTACCCTCGTGGCGACCGCTCCCACATTCCACCGAACTTGCGGCCTGTGTCTGACACTCTTGCACGGGAAGTGGCTCGACTTCGCAgtgtggatgcgcagccAAAGCGTATTTTGGACGATGCCGATAAGCGTGTacagctgctgctcgatgtgATGAACAATGGCCTCGTGGATGCCAGGCTAGTGCCTGTACTTCAGCAGCTGGCTCAAGCAATCCAGGCGCGTAATCAGCAAGGCGCGCTACAGCTGCACGTCCAGCTTGTGACGATGGCCACAGGTGATGTGGCTACGGCTCTCGTTGGCGTCAAGTTCTTGATTGCCAAGCTGTACTCGTAG
- a CDS encoding vacuolar protein sorting-associated protein 18, whose product MASSVNVQGSDAPLFDVGRVQYTLPAPLIHVAAAANKLVLCLSPFDGMPMRIVYLDLEEPAFTQEAFISSPTQARGSRWRDLHESTRVFVDASAVHVLLCAGTYTYYWTPGWTRARRIMQLDGVPVTAAVFGEPRATPPVALPPLTGGRRWIWTPPILLGTARGDLVETVLTAQLGGSDDRMDIFDRWARMSAGSAEYPLERGVYRLYSLASDANAITGLALETQGQNVVIVVATSSRLYEFVGLSSEVPGPVFQRVFDQYQQSSQSQWKTDLPRGKGTLVTATLPVSWPYGSHRAMSWMNGAGVYAAQLLPDKGVCHADLFALPQRDDTPISLGRTSLHHVLVYSDMAVCMNALDADVQYKVTLPLVAEERVLGIAMDSSSDTCWIYTSLGGLYELLVKDEARDMWHLLLKRCDFEKALAFCHDETCRKQVLEKKGDALLHAGQLMEAVECYAQAQTPAFEQVVLSLMDVCADKALRRYVRLRLDKMPKQARVPRLMLATWLIELYVAAIQAQEPTSEYYQTLLLEAQEILERHHDALDARTTYALLARQQCTELWLAYACILQDTDKLVQHWIDQKQWNQALHTLSAQSALDAYYASSIALMQHAPEATIQCWQKCDQLDVERLIPALLQYTPAPNESDVVLMYLQHVIDVQGSKSPAAHALRLSRLCERASNQSALLKFVESASPGALDLSYALRVCSEAGCREACVRIYARLQQYENAVHLALEANDIDLACSCADLAAHGPSGLQRELWLQCAKHVVQSQASMEDAMAFLHRTDLLTVEDILPFFPDFSVIDGFKTEICDTLEGYVTRIDALKENMERTSATAANIQQDIDRLSKRTIEIDTEHRCMQCATALLQRQFYLFPCRHGFHADCLTQLVTQHLSSRRLRRLLQLQNELAAADGTSEPRPTSPTKSKVSSSSFPLSTSLERLREHVRPQAIVDAITAGLSVGVTSGRRALAPLDPSMSIRPASKGKSSTQAESANASVTSASWTAQLDKLRAELNTIVAGTCPICTLSVRNITAPFPDEKDHEGDDADWIV is encoded by the coding sequence ATGGCGTCGTCCGTGAATGTGCAGGGCTCGGACGCACCACTATTTGACGTTGGTCGTGTGCAGTATACACTtcctgcgccgctcatacatgtcgctgctgctgccaaCAAACTTGTGCTATGCTTGTCACCATTTGACGGCATGCCTATGCGTATCGTTTACCTCGATCTCGAAGAGCCTGCTTTCACACAGGAAGCCTTTATATCTTCTCCCACGCAAGCTAGAGGCTCTCGCTGGCGCGATCTTCACGAGTCGACGCGTGTGTTCGTTGATGCGTCTGCCGTGCATGTGTTGCTCTGCGCAGGTACATATACCTATTACTGGACACCAGGCTggactcgagcgcgccgcatcatgCAGCTGGACGGTGTGCCTGTGACAGCCGCCGTATTCGGTGAGCCTCGAGCTACGCCACCTGTGGCACTCCCTCCTTTGACGGGTGGACGCCGATGGATTTGGACTCCACCCATTCTTTTGGGCACGGCGCGTGGCGACCTCGTTGAGACGGTCCTGACCGCACAGCTTGGTGGTAGTGATGACCGGATGGATATTTTTGATCGATGGGCGCGCATGTCAGCCGGTTCAGCAGAGTATCCTTTGGAGCGTGGGGTGTACAGACTCTATTCCCTTGCATCAGATGCAAACGCCATTACTGGTTTGGCATTGGAAACGCAAGGCCAGAATGTTGTGATTGTGGTTGCAACATCGTCCCGTTTATACGAATTCGTGGGCCTGTCCAGCGAAGTACCGGGGCCCGTGTTTCAAAGAGTGTTTGATCAGTATCAGCAAAGCTCTCAATCGCAGTGGAAGACGGACCTGCCGCGGGGGAAGGGTACCCTCGTCACTGCTACGCTACCTGTATCTTGGCCATATGGATCGCATCGTGCCATGTCGTGGATGAATGGTGCTGGCGTGTATGCTGCCCAGCTTCTGCCTGATAAGGGTGTGTGCCATGCTGACCTTTTTGCCTTGCCACAACGTGATGATACACCGATTTCATTGGGGCGCACATCGCTGCATCATGTGCTTGTATATTCAGACATGGCTGTCTGCATGAATGCCTTGGACGCAGATGTTCAATACAAAGTAACCCTTCCTCTGGTGGCTGAGGAACGCGTGCTAGGAATAGCCATGGACTCATCATCAGATACATGCTGGATTTATACTTCACTGGGTGGATTGTATGAGCTGCTCGTAAAAGATGAGGCTCGCGATATGTGGCATTTGTTGCTGAAACGGTGCGACTTTGAGAAGGCACTAGCATTTTGTCATGATGAGACGTGTCGGAAGCAGGTGCTGGAAAAGAAGGGCGATGCACTGCTACACGCAGGTCAGCTCATGGAGGCTGTCGAGTGCTATGCTCAGGCCCAGACACCGGCCTTTGAACAGGTTGTGCTTTCTTTGATGGACGTCTGTGCCGACAAGGCATTGCGTCGATATGTAAGACTACGTCTCGACAAGATGCCGAAACAGgctcgcgtgcctcgtcttATGCTAGCTACTTGGCTCATTGAATTGTATGTGGCCGCCATTCAGGCACAGGAACCCACCTCCGAATATTATCAAACACTTTTGCTAGAAGCGCAAGAGATACTTGAGCGGCATCATGATGCCCTCGACGCACGCACTACCTATGCTCTACTGGCTCGCCAGCAGTGCACAGAGCTATGGCTGGCCTACGCTTGTATTTTACAGGACACCGACaagctcgtccagcactGGATTGACCAGAAACAATGGAATCAGGCTCTTCATACTCTCAGCGCGCAGTCAGCACTGGATGCGTATTATGCAAGCAGCATAGCACTAATGCAACATGCCCCTGAAGCGACCATCCAATGCTGGCAAAAATGCGATCAACTTgatgtcgagcgcctcatACCCGCCTTGCTACAGTACACTCCGGCGCCGAACGAGTCAGATGTTGTGCTCATGTACTTACAGCATGTGATTGATGTACAGGGCAGTAAGAGCCCAGCCGCTCATGCATTGCGCCTCTCGCGACTGTGTGAGCGAGCATCGAATCAGTCCGCTCTCCTCAAGTTTGTGGAGTCTGCATCCCCCGGTGCTTTGGATCTGTCTTATGCTCTACGCGTATGTTCTGAGGCCGGATGCCGCGAAGCTTGTGTGCGAATTTATGCACGTTTGCAACAGTATGAAAATGCTGTGCATCTCGCTCTGGAAGCGAATGACATTGATTTGGCATGTTCGTGTGCAGATCTAGCCGCACATGGACCCTCGGGGCTCCAACGCGAGCTCTGGTTGCAGTGTGCAAAGCATGTGGTGCAGTCGCAAGCAAGTATGGAGGATGCTATGGCGTTTCTTCATCGTACGGACCTGCTCACCGTCGAAGACATACTCCCCTTCTTTCCCGATTTTAGCGTGATTGATGGATTCAAGACAGAAATTTGCGATACTTTGGAAGGATACGTAACGCGGATTGATGCGTTAAAAGAAAATATGGAGCGAACGTCGGCGACAGCTGCAAATATTCAGCAGGACATCGATCGACTCTCGAAACGCACCATTGAGATTGACACAGAGCATCGGTGTATGCAGTGCGCCACCGCCCTTCTTCAAAGGCAGTTTTATCTCTTCCCTTGCCGACATGGCTTTCATGCAGATTGCCTGACTCAGCTTGTCACACAACACTTGTCATCGCGTCGTCTGCGCCGATTGCTGCAACTTCAGAACGAACTCGCTGCAGCTGATGGCACCTCAGAGCCACGCCCTACGTCGCCCACCAAGTCCAAGGTATCATCGTCCTCATTTCCTTTGAGCACTTCTTTAGAGCGTCTTCGTGAGCACGTACGCCCACAGGCTATTGTGGATGCAATAACAGCTGGGTTGTCAGTGGGTGTGACAAGtggtcggcgtgcgctTGCTCCATTGGACCCAAGCATGAGTATACGACCGGCATCCAAGGGCAAGTCATCCACACAGGCAGAGTCTGCCAACGCCTCCGTTACTTCTGCATCATGGACAGCACAGCTCGACAAACTTCGGGCGGAATTGAATACGATCGTTGCAGGTACTTGTCCTATTTGCACCCTCAGTGTCCGAAATATCACAGCACCCTTTCCAGACGAGAAGGACCACGAGGGCGATGATGCTGACTGGATCGTGTAG
- a CDS encoding triose/dihydroxyacetone kinase/FAD-AMP lyase (cyclizing), giving the protein MSTKHVFDDATGLVEKACLGVASTNPDLRFFAHHKVLYNAAHPRDKVAILAGGGAGHEPAFSGLVGSGLVTVAVSGDVFASPSSKQICSGVDLAPTDKGIVTIVLNYTGDCLNFGLASEKARSAFHSEGKGRDIEMVNVGDDVSVGRSKGGLVGRRGLTGAAFTAKVLGAASEKGDDVQKIAHLGRTMVKNFVTVGSSLDHCHVPGRSTDPKERGALSQSAVEIGMGIHNEPGAKHIENKPSGEDLIKEMLELLLREDDPERSFVKFNKDDDPVLIINNLGGMSSIELGAIAAEARTQIERDWNLRLSRVYCGTYVTSLNAPGFNISLLNHKRVSEEYGSDVLELIDAPTGATGWAGAQTGWTSKNPLPTLKQMEDEPAKLLEEKANSGHAVSGKPTENQAAKSGPTNSDGELTKKIIESLCKAIIDVEPTLTKYDTVVGDGDAGETLRHCAEAVLQYLKENKIPLDRATSTVLGITEAQESSMGGTSGALYAIYLTGLVQGLLKSTQNNGEAATVKHWASAANHAFQSLGKYTPARPGDRTLVDALEPFCRTLASEAESGKSAKEALKAAVDASKEGAEKTRDMTARLGRATYIGETSEKVPDPGAWGIWALVEGIYKVL; this is encoded by the coding sequence ATGTCTACCAAGCACGTTTTTGACGATGCCACCGGTCTCGTTGAGAAGGCATGCCTCGGCGTGGCCTCTACGAACCCCGATCTCCGTTTCTTTGCCCATCACAAGGTTCTCTACAATGCTGCGCACCCTCGCGACAAGGTAGCCATTTTGGCAGGTGGCGGTGCCGGTCATGAGCCCGCTTTCTCCGGCCTCGTTGGCAGCGGTCTTGTCACTGTGGCTGTGAGTGGTGATGTGTTTGCTTCGCCCAGCTCGAAGCAGATCTGCAGTGGTGTAGACCTTGCTCCCACAGACAAGGGTATTGTGACAATCGTACTCAACTACACTGGTGACTGCCTCAACTTTGGTTTGGCCTCGGAGAAGGCTCGTTCGGCTTTCCACAGTGAAGGTAAGGGCCGTGACATTGAGATGGTCAATGTCGGTGATGATGTGTCTGTGGGTCGTAGTAAGGGTGGCCTTGTCGGTCGCCGCGGACTGACCGGCGCTGCGTTCACTGCCAAGGTTCTCGGTGCCGCTTCGGAGAAAGGTGATGATGTGCAGAAGATTGCACACCTTGGCCGCACCATGGTTAAGAACTTTGTGACAGTGGGTTCCTCGCTTGACCACTGCCATGTGCCAGGCCGCTCGACTGACCCTAAAGAGCGTGGCGCTTTGAGTCAGTCGGCTGTGGAAATCGGTATGGGTATCCACAACGAGCCCGGTGCTAAGCACATTGAAAACAAGCCATCCGGTGAGGATCTTATTAAGGAAATGCTCGAGCTTCTCTTGCGTGAGGATGACCCAGAGCGCTCTTTCGTCAAGTTTAACAAGGATGATGACCCAGTTCTTATCATCAACAACCTTGGTGGCATGAGCTCCATTGAGCTTGGCGCCATTGCTGCTGAGGCTCGTACGCAGATCGAGCGTGACTGGAACCTGCGTCTGTCCCGTGTCTACTGCGGTACCTATGTTACGTCTCTGAACGCTCCTGGTTTCAACATTTCGCTGTTGAACCACAAGCGCGTGTCGGAAGAGTATGGCAGTGATGTGCTTGAGCTGATCGACGCTCCCACAGGTGCCACGGGCTGGGCTGGTGCTCAGACGGGCTGGACGAGCAAGAATCCTCTTCCTACCCTCAAGCAGATGGAGGATGAACCCGCGAAGCTCCTCGAGGAGAAAGCTAACAGTGGACACGCTGTGAGCGGCAAGCCGACGGAAAATCAGGCTGCCAAGTCGGGCCCGACAAACAGCGATGGCGAGCTTACCAAGAAAATCATCGAGAGTCTCTGCAAGGCCATCATTGATGTGGAGCCGACGCTGACCAAGTATGACACTGTGGTTGGCGATGGCGATGCCGGTGAGACTTTGCGCCACTGTGCCGAAGCTGTGCTCCAGTATCTGAAAGAAAATAAGATCCCTCTGGACCGTGCCACTTCGACTGTCTTGGGTATCACCGAAGCGCAAGAGTCGAGTATGGGTGGCACTTCGGGTGCCTTGTACGCCATTTATCTGACGGGTCTTGTGCAGGGTCTCCTTAAGAGCACTCAGAACAACGGCGAGGCGGCTACTGTGAAACACTGGGCTTCCGCTGCTAACCACGCCTTCCAGAGCCTAGGCAAGTACACGCCAGCTCGCCCTGGTGACCGTACGCTGGTCGATGCCCTTGAACCATTCTgccgcacgctcgcgagTGAAGCCGAGAGTGGCAAGAGTGCCAAGGAGGCACTTAAGGCTGCTGTCGATGCTTCGAAGGAGGGCGCCGAAAAGACGCGTGATATGACTGCCCGCCTTGGCCGCGCCACTTACATCGGTGAGACGTCCGAGAAGGTGCCGGACCCTGGTGCATGGGGTATTTGGGCCCTTGTTGAGGGTATCTACAAGGTTCTGTAG
- a CDS encoding mitochondrial DNA replication protein: MAPAQGRFSWSNIAVGAVMNMFEVTTLGQPFEVIKTQMASNRTQTMYQALKTVWNRGGVLGFYQGLIPWAWIEASTKGAVLLFTSTEVQKVAKSLGMGPGAAGLLGGMTGGIVQSYATMGFCTCMKTVEITRQKQVTAGVPPPSTWKVFADIYNKEGIRGINKGVNAVALRQMTNWGSRMGFARLAESPVRRFTGKTEGEKLNNMERILCSTIGGALATWNQPIEVIRVEMQSQTKSAAAHRSAKPSILGTAAYIYKENGLRGLYRGVSPRICLGIWQTVCMVSFADSVREWLGTSK, encoded by the exons ATGGCGCCAGCACAAGGACGCTTTTCATGGTCAAACATCGCCGTCGGGGCGGTCATGAACATGTTTGAAGTGACTACTCTTGGTCAACCATTTGAGGTTATCAAGACTCAAATGGCTTCAAACCGCACGCAAACGATGTATCAGGCTCTGAAAACGGTCTGGAACCGCGGCGGTGTGCTTGGCTTTTACCAGGGTCTAATCCCGTGGGCATGGATCGAGGCATCTACTAAAGGTGCTGTGCTTCTTTTCACGTCCACTGAAGTACAGAAGGTAGCCAAGTCGCTTGGCATGGGCCCTGGTGCGGCAGGCCTTCTTGGTGGTATGACCGGTGGCATTGTGCAGTCATACGCAACGATGGGTTTCTGCACGTGCATGAAGACTGTGGAAATCACGCGTCAAAAGCAGGTCACCGCTGGTGTCCCGCCGCCGTCTACCTGGAAGGTGTTTGCTGACATCTACAATAAGGAAGGTATTCGCGGCATCAACAAAGGTGTGAATGCCGTTGCTCTCCGCCAAATGACGAACTGGGGAAGCCGGATGGGTTTTGCACGCCTGGCTGAGTCGCCCGTTCGTCGTTTCACTGGCAAGACGGAGGGCGAGAAGCTCAATAATATGGAGCGTATTCTGTGCTCGACCATTGGCGGTGCGCTAGCAACGTGGAACCAGCCGATTGAGGTGATCCGTGTCGAG ATGCAATCGCAGACCAAGAgtgctgctgcacaccGTTCAGCCAAACCATCAATTCTTGGCACTGCTGCCTATATCTATAAGGAAAATGGCCTGCGGGGTCTTTACCGCGGTGTTAGCCCTCGTATCTGTCTGGGCATCTGGCAAACG GTTTGCATGGTATCCTTTGCTGACTCGGTGCGCGAATGGCTTGGCACCAGCAAATAG
- a CDS encoding ESCRT-II complex subunit VPS22 — MRRGPGIVALDRKNASTGQYTCISQQWNESKLLELNERIDDFSRALKSFAVRHQRDIRRNPQFRHAFQRMCANMMVDPLAGRPPSVDAGGRLGQVANLWSQFLGLDDWQYELGVQIVDVCISTRPQNGGIISMNALIDGVMRLRHCDSMYSQASSKNVEWKISEEDIERSIQALHPLGCGYEVFDLLGAKMIRTMARELSSDALHILNILSSQYMAPRDCLSNTYVTAEVLASCSKNNDVPGENPTWLPERAKQSLDDMLLNDGTLWLDIIPTDVNNEPEQNRRRYYAFSLFSGEFSSGSFTGNGVSS; from the coding sequence ATGCGGCGGGGTCCAGGCATTGTTGCTTTGGACAGAAAAAACGCATCGACTGGTCAATACACCTGCATATCTCAACAATGGAATGAATCAAAGCTACTTGAACTAAATGAGCGTATTGATGACTTTTCTCGTGCTTTGAAGTCATTTGCTGTCAGACATCAACGCGACATACGTCGAAACCCCCAATTTAGACATGCATTCCAACGCATGTGTGCTAACATGATGGTAGACCCATTAGCTGGTCGTCCCCCTTCAGTTGATGCTGGTGGAAGACTTGGGCAAGTTGCAAATCTTTGGAGTCAATTTTTAGGGCTGGACGATTGGCAATACGAGCTAGGCGTGCAGATCGTGGACGTCTGCATTAGTACACGCCCTCAAAATGGTGGTATCATTTCGATGAATGCCTTGATAGATGGCGTAATGCGACTCCGTCATTGTGACTCTATGTATTCCCAGGCATCATCTAAAAACGTTGAATGGAAAATCAGTGAGGAGGACATTGAGCGTAGTATTCAGGCTCTTCATCCTCTTGGCTGTGGATACGAAGTATTCGATTTACTAGGTGCCAAAATGATTCGAACCATGGCTCGTGAGCTTAGCTCTGATGCATTGCACATCTTGAACATTCTGTCTTCCCAATATATGGCTCCTCGCGACTGTTTAAGTAATACTTATGTTACAGCCGAGGTATTGGCATCTTGTTCTAAGAATAATGATGTGCCTGGTGAAAATCCTACTTGGTTGCCAGAGCGAGCTAAGCAGTCTCTTGATGATATGCTTTTAAATGACGGTACTCTCTGGCTGGACATTATACCTACTGATGTGAACAATGAACCTGAACAAAATAGGCGGCGATATTATGCCTTCTCTCTTTTTTCCGGTGAATTTAGCTCCGGATCCTTTACAGGTAATGGTGTTTCATCTTGA